CCGCGGACTCCAGCGATTATGTCGGATACAATGTTGCTGTTGCTTCAAAGGAATACGTAAACATGAGCCTTAAATTCGGTTATCACTACAACATGGTCGACAGTTACTGCAGCGAAAACACGAGAAATAACCATATCTATTTCCGTTTTGTCGGGGGCGCGACCGACATAGTTAAACGCTCGCGCAGGATACACCTCTTATCGATTGTCCTGAAAGAATACGGCTTTAACCTGAACACAAAGGGCGACCTTATTATCGCGAGGCTTTCAAACATAAGCCGGGACGAGATCGTGGACCTGCTCGATCAGTCGGGAAGGCTGATCGCTTTTGCAAGACAGCTTGACGCCCTCCTGCACGATGATGCCACGGTGGAACGCTACGCCAAGAATTTTCTTGCAGGCAGCTACGATCTATAATCCGCAACCCTGTGATGAAATGAAAGGCTGCGGAAGAATTTCTATACGACACCTTTAAAAAGCAGAGAGCAAAAAGCAGAGAGCAAAGAGCAGAGGGCATAGAGTCAAAGATATAAATACTATTTGCCCTAAAGCAGAAATGCAATATGCGTCTGTCGATTATAGAAATTCTGGAGCAGACTTTCATTTCTCTGCCAGCATAACCTTTATCAAATCCCAAAAATATTGTATCCTTAAAAACAGATGAACCTGAAGATCTGGCATAAGATGATTATCGGTATCTCCATCCCTTCGCTTATCGCAATGTTAGGCGGCTTCCTGAGTTATGAATACATGACAAACGTAAAGAACAGGCAGCGTTTTGTCCAGATAGCGGACGACCTGAAAGAACAGGTGCTTGAGGTCAGGAGAAATGAAAAGAACTTTCTTATACATAAGGACGAGCAATACTACAAATACTGTCAGGACGCGGTGCATACCTTCAACAATTCCGTCCACAGCATATCCGAGGAGATCGTAGTGGAGATCGGCAGGGGGGATTTTTCCCTGCTCCGCAATTCCATTCAGACATACTCCGGCATGATCTTCGCCCTGCTGAGAAACTACCAGACCGAAGCCGAGGTTGTAGAGCATGTAAGGGAAGAAGGCAGAAGACTGGAAACGTATGTCGCGGTGAAAAAACACGCTGGGGAGCTTTCAACAGACTTTATCCTGAACCTGAGGAGGCTGGAAAAAAACTACATGCTCTTCAGGGACAAAAATTCTTCTGATAAACTGGAAGGCGCCCTTTCGCAGTTAAAAAATATTACCCCTTTCTGTATCGAATGCAATCAGTATATTGAAGCCATCCAGGACCTTTTCTCCAGTTATCAGAAAAGCGATTCACTGGTAAATGATCTGCAGGTCATCGGGAACAAACTTGAAGAGATCACAACCCGGATAGCGGCAGGCGAGAGGCAGAAGATCAATTCATTTATTACATTGACTCAGCGTCATCTGCTGCTGGCCCTCGTGCTGCTCTTCACCCTGGGGCCTTTCTTCGTGTACAAGACCGCTTCCCTGATAGTCGCGCCGATTAAACGGCTCGATTATATTACAAAGAAAATCTCGGAGGGCCACCTGACCCTGAGGGCGCCTATAAAGGAACACGATGAGACCTATTCTCTGGCCATGTCCTTTAACACAATGCTCGACCATCTTCAGCTTACCCAGGAGTCCCTTGAAAAAAGCATGGACCTCCTTCAGGAAAAACAGGCGCAGCTTGTCGAGTCTGAAAAACTCGCCTCACTCGGGACGCTTGCCTCCGGTGTCGCTCATGAGCTCAACAACCCGCTCAACAACATATACCTCGCGACCCAGACGCTGTATAACGAGATAGACCTTGAGCACAGTCCTGAGATTGTAAAGGAAAGCGTTAAGGATATTTTCTCGCAGACCCTCAGGGTGAAAAGAATAGTAGGCGACCTCCTTGAGTTTGCAAGGGCCAAAGGCCCGGAGTTCAGGAGGATCAACCTGGTGGATGTGGTAAACAAGGTGCTGAAGCAGATGACCGCTACCGGCGAAACGGCAAACGTAAAATACAGCCTTCACGCCAATGAGGATTTTGAAATATCCGCGGACAGCCTGATGCTGGAGCAGGTCTTTGTCAATCTTTTCGGCAACGCTATTGACGCGATGGGCGGCAGCGGTTCCCTGGACATCGCAATAGACAGAAAGGACGATCTCGTGAAGATCAGGATCTCCGATACCGGCAAGGGCGTGCCGCCTGAAAATATGCTGAAGATCTTTGACCCGTTCTTTACGACAAAGGAGAAAGGCACGGGTTTGGGACTTGCAATTGTTTTCAGTATAATAAAGAAACATAACGGTGAGATTGACGTGCAAAGCGAACCCGGCAAGGGCACGACATTTATAATAACCCTTCCAGGTTAGCTGTCAGCTGACAGCTTATAGCCAATAGCTAAATAACAGAGGCAATATGAGCCTGAAAATCCTGATCGCTGAAGATGAGGAAATAACATTAAAGCACCTGAGATACGCCCTTTCAAAAGAGGGCTATGCCCTGACCTGCGTGCAAAACGGCCTTGACGCCTTCGATAAGCTTGAGGGGGAGAGGTTTGATATTCTCATTGCGGACATAAAAATGCCGGGCATGGACGGGCTGACCCTTCTCGGTAAAGTCAAAGAAAAATATCCCGACACCGAGGTAATAATCATCACGGGCTTCGGCAGCATTGAATCAGCGGTAAATGCGATGAAGCAGGGCGCGACCGACTACATCACCAAGCCTTTCAATCTCGATGAGCTGAACCTGAAGATAAAAAAGATCCAGGAAAAAAAAAGCTTGGTGAAAGAGAACCTCGCGCTTAAAGCGACTCTCTCCCTTGACAAAGATACTCCCTTCATCGCAAAAAGCAAACCGATGCAGAGGGTGATAGAGATCATCAACAGCATATCCGGTTCCGACTGCAACGTCCTTATAACCGGCGAAAGCGGGGTGGGCAAGGGCCTTGTGGCAAAGCTCATCCACTATACAGGCCAGCGAAAGGGCAAACCTTTTTTAGCGATAAACTGCGCGATCTTCACCGAGGAGCTTCTGGCGAGCGAGCTGTTCGGACACGAAAAGGGCGCGTTCACCGGGGCCATCGCCACAAAACAGGGGCTGATCGAAATCGCGGACAGAGGCACTTTATTCCTCGATGAGATCGCAGAGATGCCGCCGAACCTTCAGGCCAAACTGTTAAAGGTCATAGAGGACAAGGAGTTTTTACGGGTAGGCGGCACGCGCCCCGTCAAGGTTGACGTCAGGTTCATAGCCGCGACCAACCAGAACATAAACGCGCTTGTGTCAAGCGGCAGGTTCAGGGAGGACCTGTATTACAGGCTCAATGTGATGGATATTTACATCCCCCCTCTCAGGGAAAGAAAAAAAGACGTCACGCCGTTGAGCGCGCATTTCCTTGAGAAACATTCAAGGAAGGCCAACAAAAAGATAACGGACTTTACCAAAGAGACAATGGACATCCTCCTTGCATACGGGTTCCCCGGCAATGTCAGGGAATTGGAAAACATCGTCGAGCGCGCCGTTATCCTGGAGAAAACTTCAAGCATAACTCCTGAAAGCCTACCTCAAAGCATAAAGCTTTTTCAGGTTGAAGCCATCAATCCTCAAAACATCAAGACAATTGACGAGATCAACAAAGACTACGCGGAGAAGGTCCTTGAATTCGCGGAAGACAATAAATCAAAGGCAGCGGAGCTTCTCGGCATTTCAAGGACCAGCCTCTGGAGGATATTGAAAAAGTAATTTCCGGGAAGTTTTCTTCCCGGCTCTTCTGTCCTTTTGCTCTTCTGTTCTTTTGCACTTTTGAACTTCTGCGCTTCTGCTTTTTTCTGTTGACAGATTCATATCAAATCTATAAATTATTACCTGCATCACAAAGATTCAATCTGATACTAAACCATCACATCATTTCTTAAAAATCCGGCATTCGACTGGAAAAAAACAGGGGAGGAAAAGGGAAATATGAAAAAAGTAGTATCGGTAGTAAATCTCAAAGGCGGAGTCGGCAAGACCACAACAGCGGTAAACCTCGCGGCGTGCTGGGGCGAGATCGGGAAGAAAGTCCTTCTTATCGACATGGACCCCCAGGGAAGCGCGAGCATCAGCGTGGGCATAATGAACGAAGGGAGCGAACTGCTCGATACGCTGCAGAGAACAACCGCGCTGCCGGTTGTCTCCACTCAGGTGCCGGGGCTTGATCTGGTCCCTTCGGGAATGACAATGGCGACAGCGGGGTTATGGTTTACCAATGGGGAAGGAAACGACATACTGTCTCAATGTCTCGAACAAACACAGGGCGATTGGGATCTTGTGGTAATCGACTGCCCGCCCAGCCTCGGGTTCCATACCATGAACTCGCTTATGGCGTCGCAGCATGTGCTTATTCCCGTAGAAACGTCCTTTCTCGGGCTTAACGGCTTGAAGCAGATGGTCACGGCTATTGAAACATTCAAAGTACGAAACCCTGATATAAAAATAGAGGCCATTATCCCCTGCAGGGCGCAGCGCCGCCGCAGGATCCACTGGGACATTATGGACACGCTGAAAGAAATGTTCCCCGGAAAAGTGTCTCCCATCATCCGCGAGAATGTTTCTCTGGCAGAGGCCCCGGGACTTGGGAAACCCGTGATACTTTCCGACCGCATTTCAAAGGGAGCGGACGATTACCGCCTTGTCACGCTGTGGCTGGAAGACATAATCAGCGGCGTTCA
This window of the Nitrospirota bacterium genome carries:
- a CDS encoding HAMP domain-containing protein, whose translation is MIIGISIPSLIAMLGGFLSYEYMTNVKNRQRFVQIADDLKEQVLEVRRNEKNFLIHKDEQYYKYCQDAVHTFNNSVHSISEEIVVEIGRGDFSLLRNSIQTYSGMIFALLRNYQTEAEVVEHVREEGRRLETYVAVKKHAGELSTDFILNLRRLEKNYMLFRDKNSSDKLEGALSQLKNITPFCIECNQYIEAIQDLFSSYQKSDSLVNDLQVIGNKLEEITTRIAAGERQKINSFITLTQRHLLLALVLLFTLGPFFVYKTASLIVAPIKRLDYITKKISEGHLTLRAPIKEHDETYSLAMSFNTMLDHLQLTQESLEKSMDLLQEKQAQLVESEKLASLGTLASGVAHELNNPLNNIYLATQTLYNEIDLEHSPEIVKESVKDIFSQTLRVKRIVGDLLEFARAKGPEFRRINLVDVVNKVLKQMTATGETANVKYSLHANEDFEISADSLMLEQVFVNLFGNAIDAMGGSGSLDIAIDRKDDLVKIRISDTGKGVPPENMLKIFDPFFTTKEKGTGLGLAIVFSIIKKHNGEIDVQSEPGKGTTFIITLPG
- a CDS encoding sigma-54-dependent Fis family transcriptional regulator, producing the protein MSLKILIAEDEEITLKHLRYALSKEGYALTCVQNGLDAFDKLEGERFDILIADIKMPGMDGLTLLGKVKEKYPDTEVIIITGFGSIESAVNAMKQGATDYITKPFNLDELNLKIKKIQEKKSLVKENLALKATLSLDKDTPFIAKSKPMQRVIEIINSISGSDCNVLITGESGVGKGLVAKLIHYTGQRKGKPFLAINCAIFTEELLASELFGHEKGAFTGAIATKQGLIEIADRGTLFLDEIAEMPPNLQAKLLKVIEDKEFLRVGGTRPVKVDVRFIAATNQNINALVSSGRFREDLYYRLNVMDIYIPPLRERKKDVTPLSAHFLEKHSRKANKKITDFTKETMDILLAYGFPGNVRELENIVERAVILEKTSSITPESLPQSIKLFQVEAINPQNIKTIDEINKDYAEKVLEFAEDNKSKAAELLGISRTSLWRILKK
- a CDS encoding ParA family protein; the encoded protein is MKKVVSVVNLKGGVGKTTTAVNLAACWGEIGKKVLLIDMDPQGSASISVGIMNEGSELLDTLQRTTALPVVSTQVPGLDLVPSGMTMATAGLWFTNGEGNDILSQCLEQTQGDWDLVVIDCPPSLGFHTMNSLMASQHVLIPVETSFLGLNGLKQMVTAIETFKVRNPDIKIEAIIPCRAQRRRRIHWDIMDTLKEMFPGKVSPIIRENVSLAEAPGLGKPVILSDRISKGADDYRLVTLWLEDIISGVQQDPVINQVRQLLSSI